The proteins below come from a single Triticum aestivum cultivar Chinese Spring chromosome 5D, IWGSC CS RefSeq v2.1, whole genome shotgun sequence genomic window:
- the LOC123121904 gene encoding predicted GPI-anchored protein 58 — MATADVQNPTAALTEEAPAVETPVAAEEAPKTEEVPAPAEAEVEASAPVEVEATKEEAPGAAETEEAKETEPAAAAEPEAEAPKEPEAPAVVETETKEAVAEAEPAVVEEVKEEAAPAAEPEAPAVAEEAPAAAEEAPAAVAEEPAAAVASVSV, encoded by the exons ATGGCCACCGCTGAT GTCCAGAACCCGACGGCCGCGCTGACGGAGGAGGCGCCCGCGGTGGAGACGCCGGTGGCCGCCGAGGAGGCCCCGAAGACGGAGGAGGTCCCCGCGCCGGCGGAGGCCGAGGTCGAGGCGTCTGCCCCCGTCGAGGTTGAGGCGACCAAGGAGGAGGCGCCGGGCGCCGCTGAGACggaggaggccaaggagaccgaGCCAGCAGCTGCGGCCGAGCCGGAGGCCGAGGCGCCCAAAGAGCCAGAGGCGCCAGCCGTGGTCGAGACAGAGACCAAGGAGGCCGTGGCAGAGGCCGAGCCGGCGGTGGTCGAGGAGGTGAAGGAGGAGGCCGCGCCTGCTGCCGAGCCAGAAGCACCGGCCGTCGCCGAGGAAGCACCGGCTGCAGCGGAGGAGGCCCCCGCGGCCGTGGCAGAGGAGCCGGCCGCCGCGGTGGCCAGCGTCAGCGTGTGA
- the LOC123121905 gene encoding E3 ubiquitin-protein ligase UPL5, protein MYRRHAKRRREAPDHALPASSKAPVMTTTTHDGPGGASSSSSSGGAAGASSSSSSSAAFYAPPPRRLHFFVRATDSKTIAIHAAADDTVAAVLAHLADCGYGRDLRLLYAGRQLQPEATVASLGLAPDSTLQLAARLRSTPHPKAWQLASHIAATAASGDAGTDSAHTLDDLVKEYIACCDPASQHNRNDRRAKGDTSNTDRHAEDYLDIFVQSGAAIALVRLYLSDFSFSRSYAERAIRCFLSTDPATLPPNVMLVTAPVLLEFCRLLALTAGNKDSLYKSCRYTLASVLCLPLSVLGASKSPTKVIEQVLPFAREIVELVLNGLGSETMLVPRTDLEELSNFFKVLRQQVLLWMPDGSMPKNMYSRECKRTDTWVWELHEMSMNLLKRVDECLKRLEMDLSSLSSDTRGVIENQPIWVTRLHILAILTELDFISGIFEDVAHNLRFVLLAHKAPLNALVRCSKRNEHLHWLKKHKDLLCFEARRNLVLMLFSEGKDDYGELHEMLIDRSRLLDESFEYITQAKPSELHSGLFMEFKNEEATGPGVLREWFCMVSQALFSPQQVLFLPCPNDQRRFYLNGTSVVDPLHLKYFVFSGRVIGLALMHKVQVGIVLDRTLFLYLAGRSITLEDISAADPFTYASCKRILEMGAAEIDDLTLTFSRDVHTLGSRKTIELCKGGQDISVNISNREHYIDLLIKNIFVDSISDQLANFAKGFGDILANPKLREVFFGCLDLEDFDRMLGGSNNTINLKDWRSHTQYNGYKEKDRHVNWFWKAVESMTVEQQRQLLFFWTSVKYLPSEGFGGLSSKLYIYKTTESADHLPSSHTCFYRLCLPTYPSLKVMQSQLQKITQEHVSCSFGTW, encoded by the exons ATGTACCGCCGCCACGCCAAGCGCCGCCGTGAAGCCCCCGATCATGCCCTCCCGGCCTCCTCCAAGGCGCCCGTCATGACCACCACCACCCACGACGGCCCcggcggcgcctcctcctcctcctcctccggcggggcggcgggcgcctcctcctcctcctcctcctccgccgccttctacgcgcccccgccccgccgcctccactTCTTCGTGCGCGCCACCGACTCCAAGACCATCGCGATACACGCGGCGGCGGACGACACCGTCGCCGCCGTGCTCGCCCACCTCGCCGACTGCGGCTACGGCCGCGACCTGCGCCTCCTCTACGCCGGCCGCCAGCTCCAGCCGGAGGCCACCGTCGCGTCGCTCGGCCTCGCGCCCGACTCCACCCTCCAGCTCGCCGCCCGCCTCCGCTCCACCCCGCACCCCAAGGCCTGGCAGCTCGCCTCGCacatcgccgccaccgccgcctccggggACGCCGGCACGGACTCCGCCCACACCCTCGACGATCTCGTCAAGGAGTACATCGCCTGCTGCGACCCCGCCAGCCAGCACAACCGGAACGATCGCAGGGCCAAGGGGGACACCAGCAACACCGACCGCCACGCCGAGGACTACCTCGACATCTTCGTCCAGTCCGGCGCCGCCATCGCGCTGGTTCGCCTCTACCTCTCCGATTTCTCCTTCTCCCGCTCCTACGCCGAGCGCGCCATCAGGTGCTTCCTCAGCACCGACCCTGCCACCTTGCCGCCTAATGTCATGCTCGTCACGGCGCCGGTGCTGCTCGAGTTCTGCCGCCTGCTCGCTTTGACCGCGGGCAATAAGGATTCGCTCTACAAGTCATGCCGTTACACACTTGCATCGGTGCTCTGCTTGCCACTCTCGGTGCTCGGTGCCTCCAAATCGCCCACCAAGGTGATCGAGCAGGTCCTCCCGTTTGCCAGAGAGATTGTTGAACTGGTCCTGAATGGACTTGGATCAGAGACCATGCTGGTGCCAAGGACAGACCTTGAGGAGCTCTCAAACTTCTTTAAAGTCCTGCGCCAGCAGGTACTCCTTTGGATGCCTGACGGGTCAATGCCAAAGAATATGTACAGCAGGGAGTGTAAGCGAACTGACACATGGGTATGGGAGTTGCACGAAATGTCGATGAACCTGCTCAAAAGGGTGGATGAGTGTCTCAAGAGGTTGGAAATGGATCTTTCATCTTTGTCATCTGACACTAGGGGGGTCATAGAAAATCAACCTATCTGGGTCACCCGATTACATATCCTTGCCATATTGACAGAACTGGATTTCATCTCAGGGATATTCGAGGATGTGGCACACAACCTGCGGTTCGTGTTGCTGGCACACAAAGCACCTCTCAATGCGCTCGTGCGCTGTTCCAAGAGGAACGAGCATCTCCACTGGCTCAAGAAGCATAAGGATCTGCTCTGCTTCGAAGCAAGAAGGAACTTGGTCTTAATGTTGTTTTCTGAGGGGAAGGATGACTATGGGGAGCTGCATGAGATGTTGATCGACCGGTCACGTTTACTGGATGAGTCCTTTGAGTACATCACACAGGCAAAGCCCAGTGAGCTTCACAGTGGTCTGTTTATGGAGTTTAAGAATGAGGAGGCTACTGGCCCTGGTGTTCTCAGGGAGTGGTTCTGCATGGTGTCTCAAGCTCTGTTCAGCCCACAGCAAGTACTCTTCTTGCCTTGTCCTAATGATCAACGGAGGTTCTACTTGAATGGAA CATCTGTTGTTGATCCACTGCACCTGAAATACTTCGTTTTTTCGGGACGAGTAATTGGATTAGCATTGATGCATAAAGTGCAAGTAGGGATAGTTTTGGACCGCACCTTATTTTTGTATCTTGCTGGGAGAAGTATTACATTGGAAGACATTTCTGCTGCAGACCCTTTCACGTATGCAAGCTGTAAAAGAATTCTAGAGATGGGTGCTGCCGAGATTGATGATTTAACTTTAACATTTTCCCGAGATGTTCATACCTTAGGGTCTCGAAAGACTATTGAGCTTTGCAAAGGAGGGCAGGATATCTCTGTGAACATCAGTAACAGAGAGCACTACATTGATCTTCTTATTAAGAATATCTTTGTTGACTCTATTTCTGATCAGCTAGCTAATTTCGCAAAAGGATTTGGCGACATATTAGCTAATCCGAAACTCCGGGAGGTATTTTTCGGGTGTTTGGATCTAGAAGACTTTGACCGAATGCTTGGGGGAAGCAACAACACTATAAATCTGAAAGATTGGAGATCACATACTCAATATAATGGCTACAAAGAAAAAGATCGCCATGTTAACTGGTTCTGGAAG GCCGTGGAGAGCATGACAGTCGAGCAACAGAGGCAGCTCCTCTTCTTCTGGACCTCCGTGAAATATTTGCCCTCGGAAGGCTTTGGTGGGCTGAGCTCAAAGCTGTACATATACAAGACAACGGAGTCAGCCGACCATCTCCCGTCGTCGCATACATGCTTCTACCGCCTCTGCCTCCCCACATACCCGTCCCTCAAGGTGATGCAGAGCCAGCTGCAGAAGATCACACAGGAGCATGTGAGCTGCAGCTTCGGTACGTGGTAG